A region from the Candidatus Brocadia sinica JPN1 genome encodes:
- a CDS encoding DNA adenine methylase, with translation MPSLSDFYNYSRTLKNAKLLNEDFQIILFNEARKGDFVYLDPPYAVKNRRIFRQYGPQTFGLEDIERLQNTLKILDKRRVKFVLSYALCKEAKSIFAGWNVRQVHTQRNISGFAKHRRRAIELIISNFTF, from the coding sequence GATTTTTATAACTATTCTCGCACACTAAAAAATGCTAAATTACTGAATGAAGACTTTCAAATAATTTTATTTAATGAGGCTAGGAAGGGTGATTTTGTTTATTTAGACCCTCCTTATGCTGTTAAAAATCGTCGGATTTTTCGGCAATATGGTCCACAAACATTTGGACTAGAAGATATCGAACGCTTGCAAAATACATTAAAAATACTTGATAAAAGAAGGGTGAAGTTTGTTCTATCTTATGCTTTATGCAAAGAGGCAAAAAGTATTTTTGCCGGATGGAATGTCCGACAAGTTCACACACAGCGTAACATTTCAGGTTTTGCTAAACATAGAAGGCGGGCAATAGAATTAATAATTTCAAACTTTACTTTTTAA